Genomic DNA from Candidatus Kaiserbacteria bacterium:
TTTTTTCGAGATAACTCACAAGGTTGACGATGTCATCAGAGTTGGTAACTTCGAGACGAACCGCATGAGCATCACAACCTGCAGCCACGAGTTCTGCAGCAGCTGTAGCGCCCGCCTGTTGGTCACGTGCTGTGAGAACAACCGTGTACCCGAGTACACCAAGCTGTCTCGCTATCTCCTTGCCCAGACCCTTGTTTGCTCCTGTAATGAGCGCAATCTTGTTATTCTTTATTATCATGTATTGATTCTACATAATTTTTCCTCAGGAAACTACTATTACGTGCTGGCCGTCTGGGACGATATGAGAACTTATGTAACCACCCATTTCATCGAGATTGTGTACCCAGACATGCACGGAGATCTGCTGTCTCTGTCCAGCCACATTGACCACTTGCTTGACGTTCGCACACTGCACTCTGATAGCAAGCGTATTCCTCCCTGAACTCACATGTTGATGCCATATCCGGTTGATCCGAGCAGAGCTGTGAGGAACAGCCACCGCGGTAACATGTATCTGAAGGGTTTGTCACGATAGGTGCATCTTGTTTTACTACATTAAAATTAAAACGGTATTCTGTCTCTTCGACATCTATTTTTGAATTTTTTGGAGGAGTAACGTTTGTCAGTGTTATGCTCATTCCCTCCGTTGTAAACTCTTGGCCAAGTTCTACTATACTCGTGCTTGTGCCGGTACGTGAGACCACTTGAATTTTGAGACGCACCGTTCCAGCCTGAATACAGGTTACGTCAACAGGACAACGACTATCTTCTTCTATAGAAAGTGGAAGGATAGATATTGATGTAAAGGTACCAAGTTCTCCCAATCTAAGACCAGTATCTGTATCTGGCGATACGGAAGGAATCTGAGGAATTTCCTCAGCAGACTCACATGTCTCCAAGTCAATAAAATCTACCGCGCTGGAGTTTCCTCGTTTGTATTCTCCTAGCAACGTAATTGTCCTATCATTTTTCAAGTAATAGCACTTCGCATCCAATATACCCGGCACCCCGCTTCCTCGCTGTATAAATCCAAAATACCAACCATCTCGACTTTGTTTAGACTCTATAGAACTCGGGGGCAAATCAGTAGTCTGATATACAGCTAATTGAGGATATTGTACGAGTATTGCATCGAGCGCTTCCTTTTCTCCGAGTACGCTTGTAGGCTGAGAATCAGGCTGTATGAACATCTTTACCAAAAGTATGATTAGTAAAACTAAGATAAAGGTGGCGAGTATTTTTGTTTTCATACCTTAGTATACATTTTTATTGACTGTCTGGGTGGGTTAGCTCCGAAGGTCTGACCCTTATCGCTGTCAAAGCCATTTGCTAGCCATCTGGGACGATATTTGAACGTATTTAGCACTCTCAACGTAAGTATGAACTTGGGTCTGAAAAGTTCGACTATCTGGAGAATTTAAAATCCTATATAAAATAGAATAAGATAAGTGGAAATGTGGTCAGTGAACCGACCCTATTTCTTGTAGACTTAGATGGTGGCTCCACTGGGGAGATTCATTTCAGATTTGTACTTCTCGATAACTTCAGGATGTTTGCCTTCTTTGCATTCTGCGACAAATGTATTCGCTTCTGCGCTGTCGGGGAATGTCATATAGGAAAGGGCTCCTTCGCATATGACGTCCGCGTTTAATTTTCCAGAAACATGAGTCTGCCCATTAAATGCTTTAAGCGCGTTGGATTCTACAATACGCTCTGCTTCCTCATATCCCTCATGGTAATCAAAGTTCCAGCGCGGAGGAAGCGCGAATACGTAAAGATTATTTCTTCCTAGTTCAGTTGCGAGTATAGGAGCAGCTGATACAGAAAAATCTTCAGCGATGTATGAATCCCATTGAGCCAAGGTGAAAACCATGACAGGAATATCTTCATACGGAAGTGTTGCGGTCCACTTTGGATTTCGGATCAAAAGTGTAACCCCTGTTTGTGTACTTTCCGTGGACGTTAAGGGATTCCCTTCCCACGTGTTTTCTACAATGGAATATCCTTCCCAGTTTTGAGGGAGTGAAAAGGTAAATCCGAAGTCAGTATTGCTATATACGATAGAGGTGCTCGAAGCAGTGGGTTCCTGTACCGGCACTGTTACTTTATTTTTGTCACGAAGAGAATATCCTACTATTCCTAATACCATCAGACTTACGACGACGAGTAGTATAGAGATTATTTTGTTGCTTTTCATGTCTAAAGTGTACCACAAAAAACAATATCATTTTAGTTGTGTCAAGGCTGCGGGCCATCTGGGACGATGTTCGAACTTTTGTATTTAATGAATCTACTGTATAGTCACACTTGAGTGCTTGGATTACCAATCTCTATGTCCGGTGTCGACAACAGGTTGAGAGCACAAGTAAACCTGCTGCCCACAGCCACGACAAACGACGGCCGTAACTATAACGGTCATCTGGTGTCCAAGCACTCACCCGCCACCTTTAATGGTGGCTTTTTCTTTCATAAAACGAGCTGGCCTTATGGGAGGATGTTAGAACCATCCTTCTCTAGAAAATCTTTAATCTGCAGATTAGTCATTGGCGCTGATATTTTTCCAGAAAGATACTTTATCGTAACCACATGATGCTCCTCATCCCATGAATTGATACAATCCAAAGCAAGGATCACCTCGTAATCTCTCTGATATGCATCTATTACTGCCATTCTGACGCATGCATGCGTATTGATCCCTGATATGATGAGTGTATCTATTCCAAGCGCCTGAAGCATCTCATCAAGGTTAGTTTTATAGAACGGACTATACCTCCTTTTAATAATTTCTAAATCGTACGTCTGATGGTCAAGACCATCCAAAAGCTTGCTCCCTTCAGTTCCAGCAACAACAAATCTCTTACCTAATTTGCGATCGCCTATGAAGGCATCACTTCCATCAGGTTTCATTTCCTGCCTGACCCAAATGATCGGTACGCCATGCTCCCGTATTATTCCAGACAGAATATTTATCTTTGGAACTAAATCACTTTGAATTGCATTAAGTTCTACTGACTCAAAAAAATCCTTTTGAAGATCAATGATGAGTAAAGCTGGTTTCATATTGCGTTAAGTGTATCAAAGTTCAAAAGTAAAACTCTTGATCTAATTCAACCTCAAATAAGGCTGGATGACGTGCTGGCCATCTGGGACGATGTTCGAACTTTTTTACAAACTAATCATTTCGTATACTATAATTAAGAAATGAAAACTTGGCTGATTGGAAGCGACTTGGATGGAACACTGATCTATCCAGATAATTCTCCTGAAGTAAATCTGGGTACAAAAGCTTTTAACTTAATAATCCAAAAGCATAGAGAATCACATACTTTAGCCTACGTAACTGGCCGTCACCTTGAAAGAGCTAAAGAAGGAGTAAAAGAAGCTGGTCTTATTGAGCCAGATTTTTATATCTGTGATGTCGGAACCACTATCTATGAACAAAATGTCTTAACTGGAGCTTTTTCTCTTGACCAAGTTTATAGGGATCAACTTACAAAATCTTGGCAAGAAACCACAAAAGACAAATTGATTGATTGGCTACAAAATTTTCCTTTCCTTACCCTACAAGAAGATAATAGACAGGGTGAATTTAAACTGTGTTACTACGTTTCTTCCGACATTGAGCGTGAATCATTTGAAAATTCTGTTATTAAACAGATAACAGAGGAATTTAAACTTCAAGCGATATACAGCACTGACCCAAATAATAATATTGGCTACTTAGATATCCTTCCTAAAGGAGCATCTAAAGAATCTGCATTAAACTTTCTAGCTCAAAAGACTAATATTTCTAAAGATAGAATTGTCTATGCTGGAGACAGTGGTAACGACTTAGCTGTCTGCAAAGCGGGAATAAAATTTATCATTCCTCAAAAAGCCAGTGAGGAAGTTAATTCTTTTTTCTTATCACCAGAAAATTCTAGTTGTATTTATTATAAGGTTACAGAGCCCTTTTGCTTTGGTTTACTTGAAGGACTCCGTTACTTTAAAGTCTTTTAGAAAATCTATAGTTGTATTGCTGGCCGTCTGGGACGATGTTAGAACTTTTTATACAACAAAAAAGTAAATATTTGCAAAATGCGTTACAATTAAAACTATATGGGCAGAAAAAAGAATGTAACTTGCACATCGGTATTCTAGGTATGCGGATTTCTCTTTTTTTTATATGCGAAATTTTGGTCCACCTCACTATCAATCCAGTCATGGGCAGAAGTCTCAATGCCAATAACAGCTTATCTGTCGAGTACTGTTGTTATAGCGATGATGCTTTGGTTTGCTATGCAAAGAAGTAATAGTGTATGGCAAAAGACTGTATGGATACTTTTCGTAGCATTAATCATCGGTGGAGTTGGAAGCTATGTATGGAGAGGCAACACACTAGTAAATCAGTGCACATCACAAGGTGGAATACTTGACCAGCAAAATAAAGTTACTTCTTTTAATTTCAAATGCGAGCAAGTTGGCACAAATAAAATATTGCCTCTTGTGAATTAATATTATGTTAGAAGACTAAAAAGCGATTGCTGGCCGTCTGGGACGATGTGAGAACTTATTTAACAAGTTCAAGAGCGACTGATGCATAGCGATATACATCATCACGTAAACGTTCATCGTTTGTATGCATTTGATTTAATTCTTCTTTTGTTACCCAAACACACTGAGCATTTTTACTTGCCTCCTCTTGGGGTTTTATTTCACGACTATTCGACTTTGCAAAAAAAATAAAGGAGGAATGGTCGTGGTGCTCGTTAATTGAATGTCTATTAACAAAGATCGGTGGTACCAAATCTTTATTGATGTCAAAGTCTTGTTTGGTCCACGTACTTGGTCCGATCAATTCGACTTTCAAACCAACCTCCTCCCAAACTTCTCGAAGTACTGCCTCATTAATATCTTCTCCTGGATCCACATGACCACCTGGAGCAATCCAGAAATTATATTTTTCGTGTAAACGTAAAAGCACGGCTTTGTCGTTCACGATATACGCATCAGTACAAAGATCGACATAATAATTTAAATGAGCCATATCAAAAGTATACCAGACCTTCGACTTGAACCAATTTTTTATTGAAAGGTATGGCTAAAATAAAGAGCTGCCGATCAGGGACTCGGTCACGAATCACTAAGTATATTTGTTCGTCTACGACTCCAAATCTACTAAGTGTTCTCGACCCCGGCGGGTAAAACAGTCCCCCGGACTGTTTTCTTCCGCCTTTCGAGTCCCTAGGCAACAAACACAAAAATAACCGACTTTTGTCGGTTATTTTTGTGTTAGCTGGCAGCCTTGGACGATTTACGAACGCCAAAGTGGGTAGATTTGGTGGAATACCCCTCTCTCACACTCCAAGATATCCTTGAATTTACTCACTAATTCAGACAGAGAGGTTGAAGGGCCTAGAGTGATGAATGCTGATTACTATACAAATTCGTAACTTTGCGGGGGTTTTTTCATTTACTTTCGAACTTTTGTTTTTGAGTGGGGGTACCCCCCGAATTGACCCCACACGTCTTGCACAAAGTACCCAACTATAGATGGAGAAAAAAATCTGGTAAATTTTGGTATAATTTCTATATGGAAAAACCAAAAATATCAAATGTCGAACATAATCAAAATTTAAGTAACATTCATCAATTGGATGAGGCTGTGAGGCAATTATATAGTAAGCCTGAGAACGACGAAGAGCTTGTGGAGCGAGTTAGGATTCTGAAAGAGATCCCTGAAAATTTAAATACACCTAAGGTGCTTGTTAAACTCGGTGACCCTACAAAGGCAGACAAGTTTAT
This window encodes:
- a CDS encoding cysteine hydrolase — encoded protein: MKPALLIIDLQKDFFESVELNAIQSDLVPKINILSGIIREHGVPIIWVRQEMKPDGSDAFIGDRKLGKRFVVAGTEGSKLLDGLDHQTYDLEIIKRRYSPFYKTNLDEMLQALGIDTLIISGINTHACVRMAVIDAYQRDYEVILALDCINSWDEEHHVVTIKYLSGKISAPMTNLQIKDFLEKDGSNILP
- a CDS encoding HAD-IIB family hydrolase, with amino-acid sequence MKTWLIGSDLDGTLIYPDNSPEVNLGTKAFNLIIQKHRESHTLAYVTGRHLERAKEGVKEAGLIEPDFYICDVGTTIYEQNVLTGAFSLDQVYRDQLTKSWQETTKDKLIDWLQNFPFLTLQEDNRQGEFKLCYYVSSDIERESFENSVIKQITEEFKLQAIYSTDPNNNIGYLDILPKGASKESALNFLAQKTNISKDRIVYAGDSGNDLAVCKAGIKFIIPQKASEEVNSFFLSPENSSCIYYKVTEPFCFGLLEGLRYFKVF
- a CDS encoding NUDIX hydrolase, producing the protein MAHLNYYVDLCTDAYIVNDKAVLLRLHEKYNFWIAPGGHVDPGEDINEAVLREVWEEVGLKVELIGPSTWTKQDFDINKDLVPPIFVNRHSINEHHDHSSFIFFAKSNSREIKPQEEASKNAQCVWVTKEELNQMHTNDERLRDDVYRYASVALELVK